A single genomic interval of Brevibacillus brevis harbors:
- a CDS encoding alpha/beta fold hydrolase — translation MTVYQQGTRLHVWEGARKGETILFLHPQGGTSSIWNDMLPYFSEDFHIICMDLRGHGQSEHAATGYDISTQCEDIRAVLDHAGVDRAHLIGNSLGGDFTTFFAARYPDRVRSLINLDSGMIDFVGPNGEREGSKAEILEQYRKRAVPAFQHREEFAPYARQHWQPWDPYYEKWFQHVTIYPLSDGLITYQIPTAINLQIMETVCDLHYEDAYAQMSCPVLFLPAETEPKLDVKLSLIQKVTRHPQSKTVVIPGSKHLMPIDAPLVTSMEILAFLKALVLDGPSG, via the coding sequence ATGACAGTTTATCAGCAGGGGACAAGGTTACATGTATGGGAAGGTGCGCGAAAGGGTGAAACGATTTTGTTTTTGCACCCCCAAGGCGGGACCTCATCTATCTGGAACGACATGTTACCTTATTTTTCAGAGGATTTCCACATCATTTGTATGGATCTGCGTGGACATGGCCAGTCAGAGCATGCGGCTACTGGCTACGATATCAGTACGCAATGCGAGGATATACGGGCAGTTCTCGATCATGCTGGGGTAGATAGAGCGCATCTGATTGGCAATTCTCTCGGCGGAGATTTCACCACCTTTTTTGCAGCAAGGTACCCTGACCGTGTGCGTTCACTGATCAATCTGGATTCAGGCATGATTGATTTCGTGGGCCCAAATGGCGAGCGGGAAGGATCAAAAGCTGAAATTTTGGAGCAGTATCGCAAGCGTGCAGTGCCAGCGTTTCAGCATCGAGAAGAGTTTGCGCCATACGCGAGGCAGCATTGGCAGCCGTGGGACCCGTATTATGAAAAATGGTTTCAGCATGTGACGATCTACCCTCTGTCTGATGGTTTGATCACGTATCAGATACCCACTGCCATTAACCTTCAAATCATGGAGACAGTCTGTGATCTGCACTATGAAGATGCCTACGCACAAATGAGCTGCCCGGTTCTGTTTCTCCCGGCGGAGACAGAGCCCAAGCTCGATGTAAAGCTCTCTCTCATTCAAAAGGTTACGAGACATCCGCAAAGCAAGACGGTAGTCATTCCAGGTTCCAAGCACTTGATGCCGATCGATGCGCCGCTAGTGACAAGCATGGAAATACTAGCGTTTCTAAAAGCCTTGGTGCTTGACGGTCCTTCTGGATAA
- a CDS encoding BtrH N-terminal domain-containing protein, which yields MVKFIEGFIPYQGEHCETTAMGNLMQYAGVHLSEPILFGLGQGLGFIYWDSKGMDFPFIGGRIKPDKLTAYLAERLGLNVRYQETSSVNKAWQNVRSSIEHGIPVGLKLDAYYLDYFTNKVHFAGHYAVLYGIDDEYAYLADTRQQGGLVKTSLTSLAAARNAKGPMSSRNRSFTIEPNDALLPLVSAMRESLTMNAHDYLNPPIQNIGNRGVVKMSNEILKWPSRSNNFEHDLCLTATLMERAGTGGALFRNLYRDYLRECADRLEDPRIEQAHSMFTEIAPMWVSVSASIDHAGRTGEHQELVHASKLLLEIADKERAAMELLL from the coding sequence ATGGTCAAATTTATTGAAGGTTTCATCCCTTATCAAGGCGAACATTGCGAAACAACCGCCATGGGCAATTTAATGCAATATGCGGGAGTCCACCTGTCTGAACCGATTTTGTTCGGACTCGGGCAAGGTCTTGGATTCATATACTGGGATTCGAAGGGAATGGACTTCCCCTTCATCGGAGGAAGGATAAAACCGGATAAACTGACCGCTTATCTCGCCGAACGACTCGGCTTGAACGTCAGATATCAAGAAACCTCGTCCGTCAATAAGGCGTGGCAGAACGTCCGAAGCAGCATCGAACACGGGATTCCGGTTGGGCTTAAATTAGATGCCTATTACTTGGATTATTTTACGAACAAAGTGCACTTCGCCGGTCACTATGCGGTACTTTACGGTATAGATGACGAATACGCCTACTTGGCGGACACCAGACAACAGGGTGGACTAGTGAAGACGAGTTTGACAAGCTTGGCCGCTGCCAGAAATGCAAAGGGACCCATGAGCTCCCGGAATCGTTCCTTTACGATCGAGCCAAACGACGCATTGCTTCCGCTTGTTTCTGCTATGCGCGAATCCTTGACCATGAATGCGCATGACTATCTGAACCCGCCCATTCAGAATATTGGCAATAGAGGCGTTGTTAAAATGAGCAATGAAATCTTGAAGTGGCCTTCTCGCAGCAACAATTTCGAACATGATTTATGTCTTACCGCGACGCTAATGGAGCGGGCGGGAACCGGCGGCGCTTTATTTCGGAATCTGTATAGGGATTATTTGAGAGAATGTGCTGATCGGCTGGAGGACCCGAGGATCGAACAAGCCCACTCTATGTTTACAGAGATCGCACCAATGTGGGTTAGCGTGTCTGCTTCAATCGACCATGCAGGAAGAACAGGTGAGCACCAAGAGCTCGTGCACGCGTCTAAGCTGTTGCTCGAGATTGCGGATAAAGAACGCGCAGCCATGGAGCTATTGTTGTGA
- a CDS encoding PLP-dependent aminotransferase family protein: MYREKRLPKYRKIIDFIKGKISSGEWPIGSKIPSQRELAQSFEVNRSTVIAALEELTADGLIEGKLGMGTVVVNNTWTLLATTPPPDWSEYVRSGLHKPSMTAVQEINKREFQTELIQLSKGELSPDMFPVEAMKQVMERVTRNLSGFGYEEPRGYLPLRQAVSDYVGRHGITTSPSSVLIVSGALQALQLISVGLLHRGSTVFLEQPSYLNSLHVFQSAGMELAGLPMDRQGMIAQAIYERRKEEHGAILYTNPCFHNPTGILMTEKRRLELLRVCEEERLPVIEDDIYRELWTKEPPPLPLKARDKHGHVLYIGSLSKTLTPGLRIGWVVGPEPVIERLADIKMQTDYGVSSLSQRVAEEWLSSGLYESHMDKVREQLVTRRSAAVRALTKHMSEVATWEVPAGGFFIWLKMKGDLSMMELFTAAKRQGILLNPGKIYGETQEGYVRLSYGYSSIADFESGIERLGQIVRDRR, from the coding sequence TTGTACAGAGAGAAACGGCTGCCGAAATATCGGAAAATTATTGATTTTATCAAAGGAAAAATTTCGAGCGGAGAATGGCCGATTGGCAGCAAAATCCCCAGCCAACGCGAATTAGCACAATCGTTCGAAGTCAATCGGAGCACGGTCATTGCGGCATTGGAGGAGTTGACCGCAGACGGATTGATTGAGGGAAAGCTGGGGATGGGCACTGTCGTCGTCAATAACACCTGGACGCTGCTGGCTACAACACCACCTCCGGATTGGAGTGAGTACGTCAGATCCGGATTACACAAGCCAAGCATGACGGCGGTTCAAGAAATCAACAAGCGTGAATTCCAGACCGAACTGATTCAGTTGAGCAAAGGAGAGCTCTCCCCAGACATGTTTCCAGTCGAAGCGATGAAGCAAGTCATGGAGCGGGTGACGAGGAACCTAAGCGGATTTGGATATGAAGAGCCGAGAGGATACCTCCCCTTGCGCCAAGCGGTCAGTGATTATGTCGGACGACACGGAATTACAACCTCGCCATCTTCTGTCTTAATCGTGTCTGGTGCATTGCAGGCACTCCAATTAATTTCGGTTGGGTTACTGCATCGAGGTTCAACCGTGTTTTTGGAACAGCCTTCGTATCTCAATTCTTTGCATGTGTTCCAGTCGGCGGGGATGGAGCTTGCGGGATTGCCGATGGATCGTCAGGGAATGATTGCACAGGCGATCTATGAGAGGCGAAAAGAGGAGCATGGGGCGATTCTGTACACCAATCCTTGTTTTCATAATCCAACAGGCATCCTGATGACAGAAAAACGTCGGTTGGAGCTACTACGGGTATGTGAAGAAGAGCGTCTGCCGGTTATCGAGGATGACATTTACCGCGAGCTGTGGACAAAAGAGCCTCCACCGCTGCCGCTCAAGGCAAGAGATAAACACGGACATGTCCTGTACATCGGGAGCCTGTCCAAGACACTGACCCCCGGCTTGCGGATTGGTTGGGTAGTGGGGCCTGAGCCAGTAATCGAACGTCTGGCCGATATCAAGATGCAGACGGATTACGGGGTTAGCTCGTTATCGCAACGTGTGGCGGAGGAGTGGCTGTCGAGTGGCTTGTATGAGAGTCATATGGACAAGGTCAGAGAGCAATTGGTTACGAGACGATCGGCTGCTGTCCGGGCACTTACGAAGCACATGAGTGAAGTCGCGACGTGGGAAGTGCCTGCCGGAGGATTTTTCATTTGGCTGAAAATGAAAGGAGATCTCTCGATGATGGAGCTCTTTACAGCAGCCAAACGCCAGGGTATTCTGCTGAATCCGGGCAAGATTTACGGGGAGACCCAAGAAGGATATGTGCGGCTGTCATATGGGTACTCGTCGATCGCCGATTTTGAATCTGGCATCGAAAGACTGGGTCAAATCGTCCGCGATCGTAGATAA
- a CDS encoding PadR family transcriptional regulator: protein MHTLSNVEFMLLQMIAEHRQASGYDIMKLVEQRGYKEWANIGTTSIYTGLKKLSDKGWISPETSDEKSGKGPAPTRFALTEVGIRKLRNEILDSLSSTRERDNRFDLGLAALPHIGKEEAVIALRKRLDFLEQASIKIRQKYESQGGASLPLNVRALFLHPFSLIESEQAFVRRFIHELLEEASSHGQIY from the coding sequence ATGCATACATTATCGAATGTCGAATTCATGCTCCTGCAAATGATCGCGGAACATCGTCAAGCTTCCGGATACGATATTATGAAGTTAGTCGAACAGCGAGGTTATAAAGAATGGGCGAATATCGGTACAACCTCGATATATACAGGATTGAAGAAACTTAGCGATAAAGGATGGATCTCACCTGAGACATCCGACGAGAAATCCGGCAAGGGGCCAGCGCCGACCCGGTTTGCCCTCACCGAAGTGGGTATACGTAAGCTGAGAAATGAAATTCTTGATAGTCTGTCGTCTACACGGGAACGGGACAATCGCTTCGATCTCGGTTTGGCCGCTTTGCCCCATATCGGGAAGGAAGAGGCCGTCATTGCTTTACGGAAACGACTGGATTTTCTTGAACAAGCCTCGATAAAAATAAGACAGAAGTACGAGTCACAAGGCGGAGCTAGCTTGCCGCTGAACGTAAGGGCGTTGTTCTTGCATCCATTCAGCTTAATCGAGAGCGAGCAAGCGTTCGTTAGACGTTTCATACATGAATTATTGGAGGAGGCAAGTAGCCATGGTCAAATTTATTGA
- a CDS encoding N-acetyltransferase yields MGYLEITKKNIETEHICCALGAKQYEHAVAEKKKWLTERMDEGLVFYRLDERAKVFIEYLPAEMAWVPIEAPNYMYINCLWVSGRYKENGYAKQLLHHCKEDAVKRGMDGIVHIVGKNKYPYLSERRFFEHMGFELADQAEPYFQLVAWKWNEQAAMPSFKKTGTTSPMEKGVTIYYTAQCPFAVGVLEELRKVAEAKSVPFHAYRLTTREAARNAPVIWTTFGLFYQGEFITHEIMSANKFEKWLTELLAHQKPRQSQ; encoded by the coding sequence ATGGGGTATTTAGAAATAACGAAAAAGAATATAGAAACGGAGCACATATGCTGTGCATTAGGTGCAAAACAATACGAACATGCAGTAGCCGAGAAGAAGAAATGGCTGACAGAGCGAATGGATGAAGGATTGGTTTTTTATCGCTTGGATGAGCGGGCAAAAGTGTTTATTGAGTACTTGCCTGCGGAAATGGCATGGGTTCCTATTGAAGCGCCCAATTATATGTATATCAACTGCTTGTGGGTGTCTGGCAGATATAAAGAGAACGGGTATGCGAAACAATTGTTGCATCATTGCAAGGAAGATGCGGTCAAACGTGGTATGGACGGAATCGTTCATATCGTTGGGAAAAACAAGTACCCGTATTTGAGTGAAAGGCGTTTTTTTGAACATATGGGGTTTGAGCTGGCAGACCAGGCAGAACCGTATTTTCAATTAGTGGCATGGAAATGGAATGAACAAGCTGCTATGCCGTCCTTTAAGAAAACAGGAACGACTTCTCCAATGGAGAAAGGCGTCACCATTTATTACACAGCGCAGTGTCCATTTGCTGTTGGTGTTTTGGAAGAGCTGAGAAAAGTAGCGGAAGCGAAAAGTGTCCCCTTTCATGCGTATAGGCTGACAACGAGGGAAGCAGCACGGAACGCGCCTGTCATATGGACGACCTTTGGCTTGTTTTATCAGGGTGAATTTATTACCCATGAAATCATGAGTGCCAACAAATTTGAAAAATGGCTAACCGAGCTTCTCGCACACCAAAAGCCCCGCCAATCCCAATAG
- a CDS encoding N-acetyltransferase, whose amino-acid sequence MGYIEITKKNIETEHICCALGAKQYESAVAEKKKWLTERMDEGLVFYRLDERAKVFIEYLPAEMAWVPIEAPNYMYINCLWVSGRYKENGYAKQLLHHCKEDAFKRGMDGIVHIVGKNKYPYLSERRFFEHMGFELADQAEPYFQLVAWKWNEQAAMPSFKKIGTTSPMEKGVTIYYTAQCPFAVGVLEELRKVAEAKSVPFHAYRLTTREAARNAPVIWTTFGLFYQGEFITHEIMSANKFEKWLTELLAHQKPRQSQ is encoded by the coding sequence ATGGGGTATATAGAAATCACGAAAAAGAACATAGAAACGGAGCACATATGCTGTGCATTAGGTGCAAAACAATACGAGAGTGCAGTAGCTGAAAAGAAGAAGTGGCTGACAGAGCGAATGGATGAAGGATTGGTTTTTTATCGCTTGGATGAGCGGGCAAAAGTGTTTATTGAGTACTTGCCTGCGGAAATGGCATGGGTTCCTATTGAAGCGCCCAATTATATGTATATCAACTGCTTGTGGGTGTCTGGCAGATATAAAGAGAACGGGTATGCGAAACAATTGTTGCATCATTGCAAGGAAGATGCGTTCAAACGTGGTATGGACGGAATCGTTCATATCGTTGGGAAAAACAAGTACCCGTATTTGAGTGAGAGGCGTTTTTTTGAACATATGGGGTTTGAGCTGGCAGACCAGGCAGAACCGTATTTTCAATTAGTGGCATGGAAATGGAATGAACAAGCTGCTATGCCGTCCTTTAAGAAAATAGGAACGACTTCTCCAATGGAGAAAGGCGTCACCATTTATTACACAGCGCAGTGTCCATTTGCTGTTGGTGTTTTGGAAGAGCTGAGAAAAGTAGCGGAAGCGAAAAGTGTCCCCTTTCATGCGTATAGGCTGACAACGAGGGAAGCAGCACGGAACGCGCCTGTCATATGGACGACCTTTGGCTTGTTTTATCAGGGTGAGTTTATTACCCATGAAATCATGAGTGCCAACAAATTTGAAAAATGGCTAACCGAGCTTCTCGCACACCAAAAGCCCCGCCAATCCCAATAG
- a CDS encoding DMT family transporter: MFHHVRSRIFAAHAISILLWASAFAGIRVGLQAYSPEHLSLLRFLIGSLFLGILALFFRTRLPELKDVPAILMLGGLGFAVYHTALNYGEMTVSAGVASLLVTTTPIFSALLALLFFREHFGVRGWLGALISFLGVAICTIGTGETLSISDGIFLILLAAISESIYFAFQKPFVEKYGVFAFTAYTLWAGTLCMLFFLPGLGTAIAQAPWDVTLSVVYLGIFPSVVAYLSLAYVTSVVGTSEATTSLYMTPVLAFLIAWMWLGEGPTLVTMAGGVVTLVGVLLATMKPRLSRRTVKHQGF, encoded by the coding sequence TTGTTTCATCATGTCAGAAGTCGTATTTTCGCTGCACATGCTATCAGCATCTTGTTATGGGCCTCGGCCTTTGCCGGTATTCGCGTTGGGCTGCAAGCCTACTCGCCGGAGCATCTCTCGCTGCTTCGCTTTCTTATCGGCTCTCTTTTTCTCGGGATACTTGCACTCTTTTTCCGCACCCGTCTGCCGGAGTTAAAGGACGTCCCAGCGATCCTTATGCTTGGGGGCTTGGGTTTTGCCGTTTACCATACAGCGCTCAACTACGGGGAGATGACTGTAAGTGCAGGTGTAGCCAGCCTTTTGGTCACGACGACGCCGATCTTTTCCGCTCTCCTCGCTCTCCTATTTTTCCGGGAGCATTTCGGTGTGAGAGGCTGGTTAGGTGCACTGATCAGTTTTCTCGGAGTCGCCATCTGCACGATTGGTACAGGAGAAACCCTGTCTATATCAGACGGAATATTCTTGATTTTATTAGCAGCCATTAGCGAAAGCATTTACTTTGCGTTTCAGAAGCCATTCGTAGAAAAATACGGCGTTTTCGCATTTACCGCCTACACCTTGTGGGCAGGTACCTTATGTATGCTCTTCTTTTTGCCCGGGCTTGGCACAGCGATAGCCCAAGCGCCATGGGATGTGACACTCAGTGTTGTGTATTTGGGGATTTTCCCTAGCGTTGTTGCTTATTTGTCCCTCGCCTATGTGACTTCTGTCGTTGGTACCTCAGAGGCTACTACCTCCCTTTATATGACGCCAGTGCTCGCTTTTTTGATTGCCTGGATGTGGCTGGGTGAAGGTCCTACGCTTGTGACGATGGCTGGTGGCGTTGTGACGCTTGTCGGTGTCCTGCTTGCAACGATGAAGCCTCGGTTATCCAGAAGGACCGTCAAGCACCAAGGCTTTTAG
- a CDS encoding MFS transporter — translation MGQTASQFGTQVALLGMPLVAALYLGASPMQMGLLGFAEYASFIIFGLLAGVWIDRFPRRPILVAANFFRGALLLIVPLTALTGFLNMTVLYLVAFIVGICTVFFDVAYTSFLPSIVSKEQLVDGNSKLETSKSTAQIAGPGLSGGLEQLITAPFAIWFTSPHSRQSSPFTASNM, via the coding sequence ATTGGGCAAACTGCATCACAGTTTGGGACTCAGGTTGCATTATTAGGAATGCCATTAGTGGCAGCTCTCTATTTAGGGGCCAGTCCCATGCAAATGGGGTTGCTTGGTTTTGCCGAGTATGCGTCATTCATCATTTTCGGTTTGCTCGCTGGTGTATGGATAGACAGATTTCCCCGGCGACCAATTCTTGTCGCCGCTAACTTTTTCAGGGGTGCATTACTGCTCATTGTGCCACTGACAGCCCTAACTGGATTCCTGAATATGACAGTTCTATATTTGGTTGCCTTCATAGTGGGGATCTGTACTGTCTTTTTTGATGTTGCTTATACATCCTTTTTGCCTTCCATTGTGAGTAAGGAGCAGCTTGTTGATGGGAATAGCAAGCTAGAGACAAGTAAATCTACCGCGCAAATTGCTGGGCCGGGTTTATCAGGTGGACTGGAACAGTTAATAACCGCTCCTTTTGCAATATGGTTCACATCTCCCCACTCACGGCAGAGTTCGCCGTTCACAGCCAGCAATATGTAA
- a CDS encoding LysR family transcriptional regulator, with amino-acid sequence MTLTQLQVFVAAAKAGSFTRAAEEIGFTQSAVSQMIQTLEKELGVSLFQRSRSGITPTSIGERMLAHARDILNITSCMTEEANVARGISSGTLRIASIPSVASRFLPGLLGSFRKRFPAVDILLLEGDSDEISNWLHSSVVDIAFTVMPDKEMQTLPLLQDEMMVILPDTHPLKDSQTLRFSEIAERCFIMPKDGCIRKMLQENHITPTVTFEVREVYTILTMVQEYIGVTIMPELYMPPVIPKVVAIPLSPPITREVVLAVRNWQSISPLTAEFAVHSQQYVKGIDFTPTSK; translated from the coding sequence ATGACGCTTACCCAACTGCAAGTGTTTGTCGCCGCAGCAAAAGCTGGTAGCTTCACGCGGGCAGCAGAAGAAATCGGCTTTACGCAATCCGCCGTCTCGCAAATGATTCAGACCCTGGAAAAAGAGCTAGGCGTCAGCCTTTTTCAGCGAAGTCGCAGCGGAATCACTCCGACGAGCATCGGAGAGCGAATGCTTGCGCACGCTCGCGACATTTTGAACATTACATCCTGCATGACGGAGGAAGCAAACGTGGCCCGCGGGATTTCGTCCGGTACCCTGCGTATTGCCTCGATCCCCAGCGTCGCCTCCCGCTTTTTACCCGGACTTTTGGGCAGCTTTCGCAAGCGGTTTCCGGCCGTGGACATCCTGCTTTTGGAAGGCGATAGCGATGAAATTAGCAACTGGCTGCATAGCTCGGTTGTCGACATTGCCTTTACCGTTATGCCTGATAAAGAAATGCAAACGTTGCCGCTCTTGCAAGACGAAATGATGGTCATTTTGCCAGATACCCATCCTTTGAAGGACAGTCAAACCCTTCGTTTTTCCGAAATCGCGGAGCGTTGTTTTATCATGCCAAAGGATGGCTGTATCCGAAAAATGCTGCAAGAGAATCACATCACCCCAACGGTTACGTTTGAAGTACGTGAGGTGTATACGATTCTGACCATGGTGCAGGAGTATATCGGCGTCACCATTATGCCTGAACTGTACATGCCACCTGTCATCCCCAAAGTCGTAGCGATCCCTCTGTCGCCCCCGATTACAAGGGAAGTGGTGCTCGCAGTGCGCAATTGGCAGTCGATCTCCCCACTCACGGCAGAGTTCGCCGTTCACAGCCAGCAATATGTAAAAGGTATAGACTTCACGCCAACGAGCAAGTAG
- a CDS encoding helix-turn-helix transcriptional regulator encodes MNRTGRLLELLALFHTGKTFTVGDLANTLSVSKRTMLRDLHLLSEAGAPLQASPGPGGGYRLIRSHQLAPLALTTEEAVALILSYEALLSYTDKPFAKETLSVIAKLLASLPTDALTRVEELRKKLRVTNPSRSVEAPFLRPLLDAALSQQAVEITYDSLNRRSTRIIQPDYLYAFDGYWYCKCFCFLRQCTIKLRVDRIQAMTIVDVPSVVPGPHVSQHEEPVQLPLRIRLTRKGCKLAEIHHQFGNQITLLADGSGFITDTIAPSDIDWVARFVLSLGREATVEEPAELINWLHEELHALCHFYPG; translated from the coding sequence ATGAACCGAACAGGTCGTTTACTAGAACTGCTTGCGCTTTTCCACACTGGAAAAACCTTTACCGTGGGTGATTTAGCCAATACGTTGTCCGTGTCCAAACGAACGATGCTGCGTGACTTGCACTTGCTCAGCGAGGCTGGTGCACCCTTGCAAGCTTCCCCCGGTCCTGGCGGTGGTTACAGACTGATTCGATCCCATCAGCTAGCGCCCCTTGCCCTCACGACAGAGGAAGCCGTTGCTCTGATTTTGTCGTATGAAGCCCTTCTCTCCTACACGGACAAGCCATTTGCAAAAGAAACCTTGTCTGTGATCGCCAAGCTGCTTGCGAGTCTTCCAACAGACGCTTTGACTAGGGTAGAGGAGTTGCGCAAAAAACTGCGGGTGACGAACCCGAGCAGAAGTGTGGAGGCGCCGTTTTTGCGACCGCTCTTGGATGCTGCTCTATCACAACAAGCTGTGGAGATTACGTACGACTCCCTGAACCGACGAAGCACCCGCATCATTCAACCCGATTATTTGTACGCCTTCGATGGCTACTGGTACTGCAAATGCTTTTGCTTTCTCAGGCAATGCACGATCAAGCTGCGCGTTGACCGCATCCAAGCCATGACGATTGTAGATGTCCCATCTGTCGTGCCTGGTCCGCATGTCTCGCAGCATGAAGAACCAGTGCAGCTTCCCCTGCGAATTCGTTTGACGAGAAAAGGCTGCAAACTCGCCGAAATCCACCATCAATTCGGCAATCAGATTACGCTTCTGGCAGATGGCTCTGGCTTCATTACTGATACCATCGCTCCCTCCGACATAGATTGGGTAGCCCGGTTTGTACTTAGTCTGGGAAGAGAAGCGACAGTAGAGGAGCCTGCTGAGCTTATCAATTGGCTACATGAAGAGCTTCATGCTCTGTGTCACTTTTATCCCGGTTGA